From the Lathyrus oleraceus cultivar Zhongwan6 chromosome 4, CAAS_Psat_ZW6_1.0, whole genome shotgun sequence genome, one window contains:
- the LOC127136369 gene encoding uncharacterized mitochondrial protein AtMg00810-like, translated as MILVCLYVDDIFLTRSCSEEIIKFKKVLMNEFEITDLGNMIYFQGMEIVYSEKDIILHQLKYELEPLKRFELMNCKPAITPTETKLKLDFDVESDDVDATTLKQLGGSLRYLYNTIPGILYVDRMVSKFMKKQKWSQYQVTVRILRYVKGTLKYGLLFPSGAKSELELICYSDSD; from the coding sequence ATGATCCTAgtgtgtctctatgttgatgacatatttCTAACAAGGAGTTGTTCAGAAGAGATAATtaagttcaagaaggtgttgatgaatgagtttgaaATTACTGATCTAGGAAATATGATATATTTTCAAGGGATGGAGATTGTTTACTCTGAAAAGGATATCATCTTGCATCAactgaagtatgaacttgagcCTTTGAAGAGATTTGAGCTAATGAATTGCAAGCCTGCAATCACACCTACTGAGACAAAGCTTAAGTTGGATTTTGATGTTGAGAGTGATGACGTAGATGCTACAACTCTTAAACAGTTGGGAGGCTCATTGAGATATCTCTATAATACCATACCTGGTATTTTATATGTAGATAGAATGGTGAGTAAGTTTATGAAAAAACAAAAATGGTCACAATACCAAGTTACTGTCAGGATACTGAGGTATGTTAAGGGGACTCTGAAGTATGGACTTTTGTTCCCTTCTGGTGCTAAATCTGAGTTAGAGCTGATATGCTATTCAGATTCCGATTGA
- the LOC127136371 gene encoding secreted RxLR effector protein 161-like gives MDTCKDIATPMGSGAYLDHDESGTPIDITKYRACLRESHLTTVKRIMNYFKGTSNVGLWYPKGSICSLVGFSGADYARYKTDRKSTSGTCHIFENALVSWSCKKQASMVLSTAEAEYIASSSYYAQILPGTGTMVIG, from the exons ATGGATACTTGCAAAGATATAGCCACTCCAATGGGATCGGGGGCATATCTTGATCATGACGAATCTGGAACTCCAATTGATATCACTAAGTATCGAG CTTGTTTGAGGGAATCTCATCTCACTACTGTGAAGAGAATAATGAATTATTTCAAAGGAACATCCAATGTCGGCTTATGGTACCCCAAAGGTAGTATATGTAGTCTTGTTGGTTTCTCTGGTGCAGATTATGCAAGATATAAGACAGACAGGAAAAGCACGAGTGGAACATGTCACATTTTTGAAAATGCTCTAGTTTCTTGGTCATGTAAAAAGCAAGCGAGTATGGTTCTCAgcactgcagaagcagaatatattgCCTCCAGTAGTTATTATGCACAAATACTTCCAGGCACTGGTACAATGGTAATCGGTTAA